In Actinomycetota bacterium, one genomic interval encodes:
- the cysK gene encoding cysteine synthase A, giving the protein MGISPNVGATIGHTPVVFLNRLAAGLPARVAVKLESRNPGGSVKDRIGLGMIDAAERDGRIERGVTTIVEPTSGNTGIALAMLGAERGYHVVLTMPESMSVERRRLVAAFGAEIVLTPAGGGMQGALDEAERILGERPDAFIPGQFDNPANPAAHYATTGPEVDEGLAGLAIGAFVAGVGTGGTVSGVGRYLKENRPGTRIVAVEPAESPLISQTRAGEALKPGPHLIQGIGANFIPRTLDLDVLDEVLTVEGQQAIAVARRLAAEEGLLVGISSGANVDAALRIAARPEMAGTVIVTVAPSTGERYLSTALWEGIG; this is encoded by the coding sequence ATGGGTATCTCTCCAAACGTCGGGGCGACCATCGGTCACACACCGGTCGTGTTCCTGAACAGGCTGGCTGCAGGACTTCCGGCACGCGTCGCGGTCAAGCTGGAGTCCCGCAATCCGGGTGGCTCGGTCAAAGACCGCATCGGACTCGGGATGATCGATGCCGCCGAACGTGACGGTCGCATCGAGCGCGGAGTGACAACGATCGTGGAGCCGACCTCCGGCAACACGGGCATCGCGCTGGCGATGCTCGGTGCCGAGCGCGGATACCACGTCGTGCTCACGATGCCCGAGAGTATGAGCGTGGAGCGCCGTCGCCTGGTCGCCGCATTCGGGGCAGAGATCGTGCTCACGCCCGCGGGCGGGGGGATGCAGGGGGCCCTCGACGAGGCCGAGCGCATCCTTGGCGAACGTCCTGACGCATTCATTCCCGGGCAGTTCGACAACCCGGCCAACCCTGCCGCCCACTACGCCACCACCGGTCCGGAGGTCGACGAGGGCCTCGCGGGACTGGCAATCGGCGCCTTCGTCGCGGGCGTGGGGACAGGCGGCACCGTGTCCGGCGTCGGCCGATACCTGAAGGAGAATCGTCCAGGCACGCGAATCGTCGCCGTCGAGCCGGCGGAGTCACCGCTCATCAGCCAGACACGCGCAGGCGAGGCGCTCAAGCCCGGCCCGCATCTCATTCAAGGCATCGGCGCCAACTTCATTCCCAGGACGCTCGACCTCGACGTCTTGGACGAGGTCCTCACCGTAGAGGGGCAGCAGGCGATCGCGGTGGCACGTCGTCTTGCCGCCGAGGAGGGACTGCTCGTAGGCATATCGAGTGGTGCCAACGTCGATGCGGCGCTGCGTATCGCCGCCCGGCCGGAGATGGCCGGCACGGTCATCGTGACCGTCGCCCCTTCCACTGGAGAGCGCTACTTGTCCACGGCGCTGTGGGAAGGCATCGGCTGA
- a CDS encoding branched-chain amino acid ABC transporter substrate-binding protein, translated as MTVGKSKLLLALVAVLVMVAMVVTGCGTKTEDADSGTGDELVTVKLGVGAPLTQGAVALGKGIERGAMLAIDDAAAELEAAGIKVEAFVVDDQGDPKVGVNVANQLASDPAVIGVDGHLNSGVSIPGSAVYNQAGFVQISPASTNPQLTLQGFKNVFRVCTIDPVQGSFAADAALNQLGFKSAFVVDDSTPYGEGLADEFAKAFEAAGGKTLGREKTGDKDTDFNALVTKIKAEKPDAIYYGGIYNAGALFAKQASEGGFEGSFFSGDGIYSPDYISLAGAANAEGDLCTSVGLPLDQQPKGEEFKTKFAAKYPGEEIQAYDTYAYDAAWVILQAVKTVATDMGADKVTTTEGKQAIIDAVAATNLEGITGAVSFDANGDTTNKAITLYVVKNGEWVPYE; from the coding sequence ATGACAGTAGGCAAGAGCAAGCTGCTTCTCGCCCTCGTCGCGGTGCTCGTTATGGTGGCCATGGTGGTTACCGGTTGCGGCACCAAGACCGAGGACGCGGACAGCGGTACGGGCGACGAGCTCGTCACCGTCAAGTTGGGTGTTGGAGCACCGCTCACGCAGGGCGCTGTTGCACTCGGAAAGGGCATCGAGCGCGGTGCCATGCTCGCGATTGACGATGCAGCCGCCGAACTCGAGGCTGCCGGCATCAAGGTCGAGGCGTTCGTCGTCGACGACCAGGGCGACCCCAAGGTCGGCGTGAACGTCGCCAACCAGCTCGCCAGTGATCCGGCCGTCATCGGTGTCGATGGCCACCTGAACTCCGGTGTGTCCATCCCCGGTTCTGCCGTGTACAACCAGGCCGGCTTTGTCCAGATCTCGCCGGCTTCCACGAACCCGCAGCTCACCCTGCAGGGTTTCAAGAACGTCTTCCGCGTTTGCACCATCGACCCGGTTCAGGGTTCGTTCGCTGCCGACGCCGCGCTGAACCAGCTCGGCTTCAAGAGCGCGTTCGTCGTCGACGACTCCACCCCTTACGGTGAGGGTCTTGCCGATGAGTTCGCCAAGGCGTTTGAAGCCGCTGGCGGCAAGACGCTCGGTCGCGAGAAGACCGGCGACAAGGACACCGACTTCAACGCTCTGGTCACCAAGATCAAGGCCGAGAAGCCGGACGCCATCTACTACGGCGGCATCTACAACGCTGGCGCGCTCTTCGCCAAGCAGGCTTCCGAGGGTGGCTTCGAGGGCTCGTTCTTCTCAGGCGACGGCATCTACAGCCCGGACTACATCTCCCTGGCTGGCGCTGCGAACGCCGAGGGCGACCTCTGCACGTCTGTCGGCCTGCCGCTCGACCAGCAGCCGAAGGGCGAGGAGTTCAAGACCAAGTTCGCCGCGAAGTACCCCGGCGAAGAGATCCAGGCGTACGACACCTACGCATATGATGCAGCGTGGGTCATCCTCCAGGCCGTCAAGACGGTTGCCACGGACATGGGTGCCGACAAGGTGACGACCACCGAGGGCAAGCAGGCCATCATCGACGCTGTGGCCGCGACGAACCTCGAGGGTATCACCGGTGCGGTGTCCTTCGACGCCAACGGCGACACGACGAACAAGGCCATCACGCTCTACGTTGTCAAGAACGGCGAATGGGTTCCCTACGAGTAG
- a CDS encoding Rrf2 family transcriptional regulator, translating into MRVSQRLDYALRAVVEIARSRDGSPVPAGAIAERLGLPRRFVEQQVSALARRDIVACQRGAKGGCGLARRASEITIGDVVRAIEGEVLDVPVSDGSAVGDAWVSLAGRWYEVLEEVTLDELAHAQDELERRSSATYYI; encoded by the coding sequence ATGCGCGTCTCGCAGCGGCTCGACTATGCGCTGCGCGCGGTTGTCGAGATCGCCAGGTCTCGCGATGGGTCGCCGGTGCCCGCCGGTGCCATCGCCGAGCGGCTCGGACTGCCTCGGCGTTTTGTCGAACAGCAAGTGAGCGCTCTCGCTCGCCGGGATATCGTCGCGTGTCAACGCGGGGCGAAAGGCGGGTGCGGGCTCGCGCGGCGAGCCTCGGAGATCACGATCGGCGATGTCGTTCGCGCAATCGAGGGCGAGGTTCTCGACGTGCCGGTCTCGGACGGGTCTGCGGTCGGCGATGCATGGGTGTCGCTGGCCGGCAGGTGGTATGAAGTGCTCGAAGAAGTCACCTTGGACGAGCTGGCGCACGCGCAGGATGAGTTGGAGAGGCGGTCCTCGGCCACGTACTACATCTAA